TCGCCGTTGCGGGCCACGTACTGCGCCTTGGGAGCGACTTCGTGGATCTCGGGCATCAGCGGGCCGTTGGGTCCGTCCGGCACCGACGCCGTGGTGATCACCGGGATGCCCAGCAGGTCGGCCGTCCGGGCGAGCGCCACGGTGTTGGCGCGCACCTGCTCCTGCTGTCCGAAGCGCCGGGCAACCGGCTGCGCATGGGCGAGCTGGGCAGCAAGATGGTGTTCTCATCGAGCCGGGTGACCTACCAGGTCAAGTCGATGGAGCGACGCGGTCTGGTGCTCCGGCAGCCCGGCGAGGACGACAAGCGGGTCAACTACGCGGTGCTCACCGCGACGGGTCTCGAAACGCTGCGCGAAGCCGGGCCGAGCCATGTCGGCCAGATCCAGGCGATCTTCACCGACGACCTCGACGAGCACGAACTGCGCGTGCTCACCGAGGTTTTCGGGCGGCTGCGAAACCGGTTGCTCGATTCGGCGGAGCAGGAAACCGCCGACGGCTAGCCGAACAGGCCCGTGAGGTCGTCGGTGATCCGGCTCAGGGGCGGCAGCGCCAGCATGCTGCGCTGCACTCCGCGGGCACGCGCCCGGAAGCTCGGGTCGGTGAGGACCTGCTGGACCGCTGAACGGATCGCTTGCGGAGCAGCGCGTTCGAGCTCGATGCGGACGCCGGCCCCGAGTTCGGTGACTCGCGCGGCGTTGGCGGGCTGTTCGGCGAACATGGGGATCGTCACCATGGGCACCCCCGCGCCGAGGGCTTCGCGCGTCCCGTTGAAGCCCGCGTGCGTGATGAACACGTCGGTGGCCGCGAGCAACAACCTCTGCTGCACGAAAGAGGTCAGGTGGACGTTGTCGGCACGAGTTCCCCGCCAGTGCTGAGGA
This portion of the Saccharopolyspora antimicrobica genome encodes:
- a CDS encoding glycosyltransferase, encoding MTGVVAIGADRDPQHWRGTRADNVHLTSFVQQRLLLAATDVFITHAGFNGTREALGAGVPMVTIPMFAEQPANAARVTELGAGVRIELERAAPQAIRSAVQQVLTDPSFRARARGVQRSMLALPPLSRITDDLTGLFG
- a CDS encoding MarR family winged helix-turn-helix transcriptional regulator, with amino-acid sequence MSEAPGNRLRMGELGSKMVFSSSRVTYQVKSMERRGLVLRQPGEDDKRVNYAVLTATGLETLREAGPSHVGQIQAIFTDDLDEHELRVLTEVFGRLRNRLLDSAEQETADG